From the candidate division TA06 bacterium genome, the window GTGATCATAGGGGTGAAATGCCAGGGCATGATTGACTGGAAGAGAATCAGAGACGAAGTCGCGCCTGATGACATCCTCGAGGCGAAAGAAGAGAAGGACGAGATTGATGTTCGCACGAGATCCTCTCAGAAGAAGTTCAAAAAGTCAGATTACCTTTATGACAATTGCCAGGAGTGCGACCGTAGAGAACCCGTGATTAACGATTTCATCGTGGAGGCTGCAGAACAGGGGACTGGCAAGAAGGACAGGTGGAGCAGAATCAAAGAGTTCGAACAGATGACTCCGGAAGAGAGGTGGAAGTACTTCAAGGAAGAGACGTCCAGGTGCATAAGATGCTACGCGTGTAGAAATGCGTGTCCGGTCTGTTACTGCAGTGAGTGCTTTGTCGACTCCACCATGCCGTATTGGGTGGGGACTACCCTTGAGAGCTCAGATGTCCAAGTGTTTCATCTCATAAGAGCTCTGCACACTGCAGGAAGATGTACATACTGCGGCAACTGTACTCAGGCATGTCCGATGGGCATTGACATTGCTTTTCTTGTCGGCAAGCTGAGCAAGGATGTCCAGGAGCTTTTCTCTCATGAGGTTGGTGTTGACCCTGACGAACCTCCTGCTCTGAGTGCATACAGCGAGAAGGATTCAAACGAGGATTTTGCATGAAGCCTAAGGTGTTAGCAGCCAAAGACCTAGACGCTTTTGTTGAGAATCTGGTTAAATCCCAGACAGTGATGGGGCCAACCAGGACAAAGAAAGGAATCTGTTACAAGCCCATCAAAGACGGAAAAGATCTTGTGCTCGAGTGGGGGAACTCCTTGATCGGTCCCAAGGAATTTCTCTTCCCTCAGAACGAGATCCTGGTCAGGTTCGAAGGGTATGTAGATTCGGCTGTGCCCGTTGGCGAAGCGGAGAAAGTGGGGCCGATTGTCGTCTTTGCCGCGAGGCCTTGCGATGCCAGGGCGATTGCGATACTGGACAAGCTTTTCATAAACGAAGACTACGTTGATGATTACTACAGAGCAAGGCGCGAGGCTACTACCCTCATCTGCTTTTCGTGCAATCAGCCGAGACCGACTTGCTTCTGTACGTCCGTTGGTGGCGGTCCTTTTGATGCGACAGCGTGTGATGTGGCGATGGCCAGGATTTCTGAGGATTATCTGGTTGAAGCCCTGACTGAGAAAGGAGAGAAGCTCGTAAAAGACCTTCCTGATGCCGATCCTTCTCTCCTTGAGAAGAAGGAGAAACTGAAGAAGTCTGCAGAAGAGTCTATCACTACGAAGCTGGATCTTGAAGGCATTCCCGAAAAGCTGAAAGGCATGTTTGAAGATCCGATATGGGAAGAGATAACGGACAAGTGTATTGGCTGTGGAGTGTGTACTTATCTGTGTCCCACCTGTCACTGCTTCGATATACAGGATGAGGCCGTCGATGATAACGGGAAGAGAATTAGAAACTGGGACTCCTGCATGTTTCCCATATTCACGTATCACGGGTCTGGTCATCAGCCGAGAGACAAGAGGCATCAGAGGATGAGACAGAGGATAATGCACAAATTCAACTACTATGTCGAGAACTTCGGGGTCATCGCGTGTGTAGGGTGTGGAAGGTGTATAACCGAATGTCCGACAAATGAAGACCTCAGGGACAATCTGAGGAAACTGAAAGAACTGGAGCCGGCCAAAGTTGAGTGAGAAAAATCCATACGTCCCGATTCCTGTTACAATAGACAAAGCCATTATCGAGACTGAAGACAGGCTCATAAAGACCTTTGACCTTGTCTTCAGGGATAAGGAAGACGAGAAGAGGTTCAAGTACATGCCCGGTCAATTTGCGGAACTCTCGATTCTGGGCAAGGGGGAGTCCCCCATAGGGATAGCATCCTCTCCCACTGAAAAAGGCTTCCTCAAATTCACAGTGATGAAGGTCGGCCTTGTGACCATTGCCTTGCATGAGCTCGAAGAAGGTTCAATCATGGGTGTGCGCGGTCCAATGGGGAACTGGTATCCGGCAGAGGAGATGAAGGGGCAGAACGTGGTAATAGTTGGAGGAGGCTTCGCATTCACTACCCTCCGCTCACTTCTCATATATCTGCTCAGTCATAGAAAAGACTACAAGGACATAATCTGCATATATGGTGCAAGGAATCCCGGGCTTCTCTGCTACAGGGACGAGCTGGACGAGTGGGCGAAGAGGGACGACATGACACTGTATCTTGGCATCGACTGGAAATTCGGTCCCGAAGGTCCTATTGAGGAACCAGCGGCAGAGGGGTGGGAGCCGGTCAACCTGAAGGATCCGACTCAAACGAAGCTGGAAAAGGGCAAGTACAAATTCACCGCATTTGTGCCCCAACTGGTTCAGGCTGTGAAGCCTGCTGCAAAAGACGCGTATGCCATTGTGTGTGGTCCCCCCATAATGATCAAATTCACCATCCCGGTCCTGACAGAGCTCGGATTTCTCCCCGAGAGGATCGTAAACTCACTTGAAATGAGGATGAAATGCGGTATCGGCAAGTGCGGAAGGTGTAATATTGGCAATAAGTACGTATGTAAAGATGGCCCTGTTTTCACCTACAAAGAATTACAAAATCTTCCCAAAGAGTATTGACGCGTGGCGACCAGTTGTCTATAATGCGGTTCAAGTTTGTGGTTCATATCACAACCCAGAAGGAGTGTAAACGTGTCTGAAAAGGAGGCGAAGAAGATGTCGATTGAGGAATTGAAGAAGAAAGCGGAGCAGCCTGGCATAGATGCCATGAAGCTCCATCCTTTCTATCGCGGAAAATGCGAGGTGGTTCCTAAGTGTCGGATTACCAGCTTCGATGACTTTGCGATCTGGTACACGCCGGGCGTAGCTAAGCCTTGTATGGACATAAAGGAGAACCCGGAAAAGGTTCTTGCCCACACCAACAAGTGGAATTTCGTGGCGGTCGTTTCCGACGGGACGCGCGTTCTGGGCCTGGGCAACATCGGGCCGGAAGCAGGTCTGCCCGTCATGGAGGGGAAGGCTATACTCTTCAAATATCTTGGCGGTGTCGATGCGTTTCCCATATGTATTAATACGCACGACCCTGATGAAATTATTTCCCTCGTCAAGTGGATACAACCGACCTTTGGTGGCATAAACCTCGAAGACATCGAGAAACCCAAGTGCTTCTATATTCTGGACACCCTGAGAAACGATCCCGAGATGAAGATTCCGGTCTGGCATGACGACCAGCAGGGAACTGCAGCGATAACGCTGGCTGGACTGATCAATGCCGTGAAGATTGTCGGTAAAGACCTGGATAAGGTGAAGATTTCCATGATAGGCGCTGGTGCCTCCAATGTCGCAATTGAGAGAATCATCACTGCTGCTGGTGTGGAACCCAAAAACATAGTCGTGGTAGACACTAAGGGCATACTTCACAAGGGCAGAGACGACCTGAAAGACGATCCGACGAAATGGCACCTGGTCGAGACGACCAACCCTGACAGTGTGAAAGGCGGCATACCTGAGGCGATGAAGGGTACAGACGTTTGTATCGCTCTCTCCAGGCCCGGACCTGATGTGATAAAAGCTGAGTGGGTCGCCAGCATGGCAAAAGACGCAGTAGTCTTCGTGTGCGCAAATCCTGTCCCTGAGATCTGGCCGTGGGAGGCAAAAGAGGCGGGAGCAAGGGTAGTCGCAACCGGAAGGTCAGACTTCCCCAATCAGGTAAACAACTCTCTGGGATTTCCGGGGATATTCAGGGGCGCTCTGGATGTGGAGGCAACGACTATTACTGATGAGATGTGCATTGCCGCCTCAATGGAACTTGCCAAGTGCGCAGAGGACAAGGGACTGAAGGAGGATTACATTGTTCCCACGATGGATGAGTGGGAAGTCTTCCCGAGGGAGGCAGCTGCGGTGGGCATGAAAGCGATCGAACAGGGCGTGGCCAGACTAAAGATGACTCGGGATGAGCTCTTCAAAACTTCCGCTCAAATAATCAAGAGAGCCAGAGAAGAGACTCAGTGCTTAATGAAAGAGGGCTTCATAAAGATGCCCTGAGGTCGAGTCTTTATCCACGTGGGGGGTCGACTGAACATCTGCGTTTCCAGGGAAGAAACGGAAGCACAGATACCTGCCACAGAGCGTAATCTCCGAATCTGTGAAGTGGGGGGGAAGAAGCTTTGACCCATCAGGAGGTTCTCGAGCTTTCACAGATCGTGGGAGAAGAGAGGATCACTTCAGACGAAATCGACCTTCTCCTGCATTCAGGCGATCTGGCTCCCCTGCCTGAATCGCTGCGCAACATCTATGGGATTAAGCTCCCTGATACTCTTGTTTTCCCCCAGGACGTCGAGCAGGTATCCGCGGTTCTGAAATTCGCCAATCAGAAAGACATTCCTGTCACACCTCGAGGTGCTGCGACCACTGCTACTGGTGCAGCAATACCTGTCGAGGGTGGCATTGCCATGGATCTCTTCAGGCTGAACGAGATTGTGGAGTTCAACCCCCAGGATGAATACATCACAGTAGGCGCGGGATGCCCTTGGAAGAGGATTATTGACTTTCTGGAGAACAGGGGATTCCAGTTGGGCGGATACCCATCGAGTGCCCCGTCTGCAACCGTGGGTGGATGGTTTGGCGCGGGGGCTTCAGCCGGGGTCGGCGTTCCGCAGTATGGACCAGCAGGAGAACAGGTCATCTCAATGGAAGTTGTTCTCCCTGACGGAAAGATCTATAACACAGGTCCCAGAGAGAGCTGGCTTTTTATAGGCTCAGAGGGGACACTCGGTGTGATATGTGAGGTCACCCTGAAAATCTATCCAAAACCTGAGAGAAAGTTCTTCATGTACGATTTTGACAGCATAGATGCTGGAGTGAAGGCTCTTGATGGGCTGTGGCGGCTCAAACCATACTTTCTGACCACGATCAACAGTGGGCTGGCGAGCATGCTCAACGAGGTGGGCATGCATATGTCTTCAAAGCCTCTGATAATAGTGGGAATGGTGGGTGGAGATGAGGAGAGCTTGAAGACAAGATGGAGATCTGTTGAAAAGGCATGCATGGAAGGGAGTTTTCTGGGTGAAAAGCCAGCTGAAGAAGAGTGGGAGAACCGGTTCAAGGTAGGCCTGAGCTTCAAAACACTGGGACCCAGTTTGATGGCGCTGGAGATCAGGATTCCGGTTCCTGAGCTGCTGCCACTCCTTAACGAGCTTGAAGACATTCTTCGTAACGAGAGATGGGGTGTCGAAACATTGCAGGGCGACCATGGTACAGTCTGTGCTGTGATATACATGTTGGCAGATGAGAGGGAAAAGGTCGCCTTCCTGAATAAATTCTCTTATATCATAACTGCGGCAAGGCTGGCCTTCAAACACAAAGGATTCCTGTTTGGTGTGGGCTTGCACAATACTTCTCACATGAATGCGCTGCACGGTGAAGCGTTCCATTTCATGCGGCTAATTAAGAACAAGATCGACCCCCGGGAGATAATGAATCCAAGCAAGACAGTGCAGGTGAGAATGCCTTTCTTCATGCTGGCCATGTCCATGGGTATGATGAGAGGAGTACCAGGTCTTGTCCTGTTTGGCATGGAACTCGCGAGCTACTTACCGCTCGGTCTCCTTAGATTCGGTCTGGGGCTTATGGGAGAAGGAATAAAATGACCAGGGAAGAACTGATCCATCAGGTGTATACATGTGCCACCTGTGGATATTGTAGATTCGGGTGTGTCGTCTACAATGAGACTGGTCTGGAGAGACATACAGTCAGAGGCAGGATGCTTCTTCTGAAGAAGGTGCTGGAAGGAGAATTGCCTTTAGATGATAGGATAGTCGATTCTATATATATGTGTGCGCAGTGTCAGAATTGCACTATAAACTGCCCCACTGGGATAGACTTCGTGGAGATGTCAGAGGCGCTGAGGGATGAGCTATTTCGCCAGGGGAAGATACCAGACTCTGCGAGAATGGTGGCAGATGTTCTAACCAATTACGGCAACCCTTATGCTCAGGCCGCTGATGAGAAGGGGGCATGGCTCCCTTCCAAGTATGCGGAACCGAAGAAGAGCCCTAACCTATTTTTTGTCTCCTGCACTTCTGCCTACCCCCTTAACAGAGTGGCGAAGTCAATCTTGAGAGTCCTAGAAAAGATCGAGTATGACTTCACGGTGCTTGGGGGTGAGGAGTACTGCTGTGGTAATCCCCTTATTAGATTGGGTGAACACGAGAAGTCTCAAGAAATGATAAACAAGAACACTGAGAATTTCAGGAAACTGGGAGTCAAGAGAATATTCACCGCGTGTCCGGGATGCTACAGGACACTTCTCAACCACTACTCATCGGAATTCAAGATCCAGCACATAACCCAGTTTCTGCTGGATCTGGTAGAAGAGGGTAAGATAAAGTTCAAGGAGTTTCCAAAGAAGATTGTGTACTTCGATGGGTGCGACCTGGGCAGGCACTGCGGCGTCTATGAGGAACCAAGGGAACTTCTCAAAGCAATACCCAAGGTCGAACTGGTCGAGTTCGAATACAATAGGGAAAATGCTCCTTGCTGTGGAGGACCTCTCCTGGGAGGCGCTCCTGATCTAGCAAAGAAGATAGCGGAAAAGACCCTCAGGGAGGCCCATGACCTTGGAGTGGACATGATGGTCACATCTTGTGGGACGTGCTTCCTCGCTTTCATGGAAGCGGCCAAGGTGAGCAGCATACAGGTTCAGATAAGGGACTTGCCCATGCTCCTTCCGCCTCTGGTGGAGAAGGGGGAGTAGATGGCGAAGGTTGAACTGAGTGGAGAGAAGACGATACGCTTGGACTCGAGCGCAAACCTTGAGGACATATACAAGGAGACTGATCGTCTTAGACTTCCCGTAGAGCCCACAAGTAGATCCAAGCCCATCGTGAAGTTTCTGCACGAAGGCGGGTATGGTTACGGCTCCTTGACAGAAGGAAGCCTGGCCAGCAAGATATTCAAATTGTCGTGGGAAAGTGGAGGGAGGTCTTACGAGTACGGCCTTGAAGGTTCAACGCTTTACAACGCAGGTTATCCTCTCCAGAGAATAGTGGACATGGGAAAATCTCGGATCTTACAGATGGATTTTGGTCAAATTGTTTCTGCAACGTTCTTGGCAGTGGACTCTTCCAGTCCCGTGGTTAGATATATCAAGCAAGACGTCGAGGAATTTTCGGTTCCGGGAGGTGCAACAAACGCAATGTTCGTAGATGAGAAGGTGGCATCGCTTCTTGGGCTGACTGGAAGGGGACTGCTTGCGACATTCGACCAAGGCAGGAGCGTCGGAGAGGATGCAAAAGAGGCATGGGAGAGAAGGTTTTTTGAGGACTCTCTTCCCAGGGATTTGGAAAAGTGTAGAATCCTGACTGTCAAGTCAAATATTAAGGCGTTGATGGATGTAGCAGGTGCTGACAGCTATTTTCTTACGTTAGCGTCTTTGAAGGGTTTTGTGATCAACATATACTGTTCACCACGGATCAGAATCAAGATTGATGAGGCTGTTGCCTCCTTGAAGCACTGTTACCTGTTGTAGGAGAAAGAAGACTAACTTTCAGCATATTTCAGGCGGTTCACTATGGCTCTACTTGAACCTACGAAAAAAGGAAAACTTGTTAGACACTGGCCTCTGTGGACCTTGCTGATCATTGTCGTTTTCGTCGTCGTTCTGGTCGTCGCAGCGGTAGCCTCCGTGCTGTTTGTGGTTGCAGGTGGGAGTTGGGCAGTCTACCTTGGCCACAAAGCTACTGAACAGCCAGGTTTCTGTGCGCGGATGTGCCACGTCATGGAAGAGTCCGTCGAGTCGTGGCGCGAATCCAGCCACGAGGGAGTGCTTTGTGCAGAGTGCCACAACAAGCCTGGACCGAGGGGGCTGCTGGAGGGTGCAGTCATCGCTCCCATGAAAGAGTCCTGGTTGATAATAACTAGTAACTATGGGCACAAGCCAATAGCTGTTGACATCGCTGATGAAAGCTGCATGAGAGAATCCTGCCACAAAATGAAGAACCTCCAGGGAAAAACTTCTTTCAAAAGAGTTGTATTCGATCATGAGGAGCATCTGGATGGAATAATCGATGGGAAAAACCTTAAATGTGTGAGCTGCCATTCGCAGATGGTACCGGGGACTCATATGGCTGTGGCGGGGAAGGTGTGTTTCATATGCCATTTCAAAGAGAGTACGAAGGATGATGTGCCTCATGAATGTGGTGTATGCCACGAAGGGGCCATGGACATAGTGACATACAAAGGCATGAGATTCGACCATCAGAGCTCTGATGCTTTGGGGCACGCCTGCGAGGATTGCCATTCTGACATCTCTCACGGCAAGGGAGAAGTAAACCCTGAGAAGTGCAAGGTTTGCCATGAGGGAGGTCATCCAGAGGAGAAGGTTCAAGATGTGGCTTCGATGCATGAGAATCACGTGGTTGTACACAATGCTAGGTGTTTCGATTGCCATCAGGAGATAGGTCATACCATTCCAGATGCGTTTGAAGTTGCCTGCGGGAAATGCCATCTGGCCGAGGATATGATGTACAGGGGTCTTGATGGAAGAGGGCACGTCGTTGTACCGAGCAAGAAGGCAGGCCAGCTGGAGATGGATTGCACAGTCTGTCACCAGGAAGATGCGGATTATCTGGCCACCGAAGAAAGCTGTGACATGTGCCATGAAGGGAAGAAAGGGAGAACGATTGAGGATGTTCAGCTAGACTTTCAGAGACGCCTTGTCAAGGCAAAGGACGCGCTGGTTGAGTTGAGAAATTCGCTGGCCGAGCGGTCCAAACCCTCGCCGAAAGCATTATTAATATCCGACGCGGCTTCGGCCAGTCTTGAGCTCCTGGAGTCGGATGGGAGTAAGGGTGTTCACAATCCGGAATATTCCAAGCTCTTGGCATCGCATGTGAGGGACCTGGTCAAGACTGCCAGGAAGAGTGTTCAAGCACCTTCTCCTCCTCCCAAGAAGACTCCACAGAAACCCAAGAAGGAAGAGAAGAAAGCTCCTCATGGAGACCTCGGGGAGTGCTCAAACTGCCACTAGAAAAGGACCAGCC encodes:
- a CDS encoding 4Fe-4S ferredoxin, whose amino-acid sequence is MVEENLRKAAKTLFDEGKVKLIIGFEEGSLPMRASPAFIRSADETKRLTWNSFCENNLASYIRYYIPSLEDGERIGVVAKGCDARSLICLLKEKQFKREQIVIIGVKCQGMIDWKRIRDEVAPDDILEAKEEKDEIDVRTRSSQKKFKKSDYLYDNCQECDRREPVINDFIVEAAEQGTGKKDRWSRIKEFEQMTPEERWKYFKEETSRCIRCYACRNACPVCYCSECFVDSTMPYWVGTTLESSDVQVFHLIRALHTAGRCTYCGNCTQACPMGIDIAFLVGKLSKDVQELFSHEVGVDPDEPPALSAYSEKDSNEDFA
- a CDS encoding 4Fe-4S ferredoxin; protein product: MKPKVLAAKDLDAFVENLVKSQTVMGPTRTKKGICYKPIKDGKDLVLEWGNSLIGPKEFLFPQNEILVRFEGYVDSAVPVGEAEKVGPIVVFAARPCDARAIAILDKLFINEDYVDDYYRARREATTLICFSCNQPRPTCFCTSVGGGPFDATACDVAMARISEDYLVEALTEKGEKLVKDLPDADPSLLEKKEKLKKSAEESITTKLDLEGIPEKLKGMFEDPIWEEITDKCIGCGVCTYLCPTCHCFDIQDEAVDDNGKRIRNWDSCMFPIFTYHGSGHQPRDKRHQRMRQRIMHKFNYYVENFGVIACVGCGRCITECPTNEDLRDNLRKLKELEPAKVE
- a CDS encoding heterodisulfide reductase subunit F, with protein sequence MSEKNPYVPIPVTIDKAIIETEDRLIKTFDLVFRDKEDEKRFKYMPGQFAELSILGKGESPIGIASSPTEKGFLKFTVMKVGLVTIALHELEEGSIMGVRGPMGNWYPAEEMKGQNVVIVGGGFAFTTLRSLLIYLLSHRKDYKDIICIYGARNPGLLCYRDELDEWAKRDDMTLYLGIDWKFGPEGPIEEPAAEGWEPVNLKDPTQTKLEKGKYKFTAFVPQLVQAVKPAAKDAYAIVCGPPIMIKFTIPVLTELGFLPERIVNSLEMRMKCGIGKCGRCNIGNKYVCKDGPVFTYKELQNLPKEY
- a CDS encoding NADP-dependent malic enzyme; this encodes MSIEELKKKAEQPGIDAMKLHPFYRGKCEVVPKCRITSFDDFAIWYTPGVAKPCMDIKENPEKVLAHTNKWNFVAVVSDGTRVLGLGNIGPEAGLPVMEGKAILFKYLGGVDAFPICINTHDPDEIISLVKWIQPTFGGINLEDIEKPKCFYILDTLRNDPEMKIPVWHDDQQGTAAITLAGLINAVKIVGKDLDKVKISMIGAGASNVAIERIITAAGVEPKNIVVVDTKGILHKGRDDLKDDPTKWHLVETTNPDSVKGGIPEAMKGTDVCIALSRPGPDVIKAEWVASMAKDAVVFVCANPVPEIWPWEAKEAGARVVATGRSDFPNQVNNSLGFPGIFRGALDVEATTITDEMCIAASMELAKCAEDKGLKEDYIVPTMDEWEVFPREAAAVGMKAIEQGVARLKMTRDELFKTSAQIIKRAREETQCLMKEGFIKMP
- a CDS encoding FAD-binding oxidoreductase, coding for MTHQEVLELSQIVGEERITSDEIDLLLHSGDLAPLPESLRNIYGIKLPDTLVFPQDVEQVSAVLKFANQKDIPVTPRGAATTATGAAIPVEGGIAMDLFRLNEIVEFNPQDEYITVGAGCPWKRIIDFLENRGFQLGGYPSSAPSATVGGWFGAGASAGVGVPQYGPAGEQVISMEVVLPDGKIYNTGPRESWLFIGSEGTLGVICEVTLKIYPKPERKFFMYDFDSIDAGVKALDGLWRLKPYFLTTINSGLASMLNEVGMHMSSKPLIIVGMVGGDEESLKTRWRSVEKACMEGSFLGEKPAEEEWENRFKVGLSFKTLGPSLMALEIRIPVPELLPLLNELEDILRNERWGVETLQGDHGTVCAVIYMLADEREKVAFLNKFSYIITAARLAFKHKGFLFGVGLHNTSHMNALHGEAFHFMRLIKNKIDPREIMNPSKTVQVRMPFFMLAMSMGMMRGVPGLVLFGMELASYLPLGLLRFGLGLMGEGIK
- a CDS encoding (Fe-S)-binding protein, producing the protein MTREELIHQVYTCATCGYCRFGCVVYNETGLERHTVRGRMLLLKKVLEGELPLDDRIVDSIYMCAQCQNCTINCPTGIDFVEMSEALRDELFRQGKIPDSARMVADVLTNYGNPYAQAADEKGAWLPSKYAEPKKSPNLFFVSCTSAYPLNRVAKSILRVLEKIEYDFTVLGGEEYCCGNPLIRLGEHEKSQEMINKNTENFRKLGVKRIFTACPGCYRTLLNHYSSEFKIQHITQFLLDLVEEGKIKFKEFPKKIVYFDGCDLGRHCGVYEEPRELLKAIPKVELVEFEYNRENAPCCGGPLLGGAPDLAKKIAEKTLREAHDLGVDMMVTSCGTCFLAFMEAAKVSSIQVQIRDLPMLLPPLVEKGE